In Streptococcus oralis, a single window of DNA contains:
- a CDS encoding competence/damage-inducible protein A — translation MKAEIIAVGTEILTGQIVNTNAQFLSEKLAEIGVDVYFQTAVGDNEARLLSLLEIASLRSSLVILTGGLGPTEDDLTKQTLAKFLGKNLVFDPQAQEKLDIFFAHRPDYARTPNNERQAQIVEGATPLPNETGLAVGGVSEVDGVTYVVLPGPPNELKPMVLNQLLPKLMTGAKLYSRVLRFFGIGESQLVTILADLIDQQTDPTLAPYAKTGEVTLRLSTKAVSQEKADQALDILENQILNRQTFEGHSLRDICYGYGEETSLASVVVEELKKRQKSITAAESLTAGLFQATLADFSGVSAVFNGGFVTYSLEEKSKMLDISEQELKEHGVVSEFTARKMAEQARFKTQSDYGVSLTGVAGPDSIEGHPAGTVFIGLAHAKGTEVIKANIAGRSRADVRHIAVMHAFNLVRKALLSD, via the coding sequence ATGAAAGCAGAAATTATTGCTGTAGGAACGGAAATTTTGACAGGGCAGATTGTCAATACCAATGCTCAGTTTTTATCAGAGAAACTAGCCGAAATCGGGGTAGACGTCTACTTCCAAACAGCTGTTGGGGATAATGAAGCTCGTCTTTTGTCCTTGCTTGAGATTGCGAGTTTGCGTAGCAGTTTAGTCATTTTGACAGGAGGCTTGGGACCAACTGAGGATGATTTGACCAAACAAACGTTGGCAAAATTTTTGGGAAAAAATCTAGTGTTTGATCCTCAAGCACAAGAGAAATTGGATATTTTCTTTGCTCATAGACCTGACTATGCTCGTACACCGAATAATGAGCGCCAAGCCCAAATTGTGGAAGGGGCAACTCCATTGCCAAATGAGACAGGCTTAGCAGTAGGAGGGGTGTCAGAAGTGGATGGTGTGACCTACGTGGTCCTCCCAGGACCACCTAATGAATTGAAACCCATGGTCTTAAACCAACTCTTACCCAAGTTAATGACTGGTGCTAAGCTCTATTCACGAGTGCTTCGTTTCTTTGGGATTGGGGAGAGCCAGTTGGTGACTATTTTGGCGGACTTGATTGACCAGCAAACGGATCCGACCTTGGCTCCTTATGCCAAAACGGGAGAGGTGACCTTGCGCTTGTCTACAAAAGCAGTCAGTCAAGAAAAGGCTGATCAAGCCTTGGACATCTTGGAGAACCAAATTTTGAATCGCCAGACTTTCGAGGGACATTCACTGAGAGATATCTGTTATGGATATGGAGAAGAAACCAGCCTAGCAAGTGTCGTTGTAGAAGAACTTAAGAAGAGACAGAAAAGCATTACTGCAGCAGAGAGTTTGACGGCAGGCCTCTTTCAGGCTACTTTAGCAGACTTTTCAGGTGTTTCAGCTGTCTTTAATGGAGGGTTTGTCACCTACAGCCTAGAGGAAAAGTCCAAGATGCTGGATATTTCCGAGCAAGAACTGAAAGAACACGGGGTCGTTTCAGAGTTTACCGCTCGAAAAATGGCAGAGCAGGCACGGTTCAAGACTCAGTCTGACTACGGAGTTAGTTTGACGGGTGTGGCAGGACCAGATAGCATAGAGGGGCATCCAGCTGGAACCGTCTTTATCGGCTTGGCACATGCAAAAGGAACAGAAGTTATCAAGGCGAATATCGCAGGACGGAGCCGTGCAGATGTTCGTCATATTGCGGTAATGCATGCCTTTAACCTAGTTCGCAAGGCTTTATTAAGTGACTAA
- the recA gene encoding recombinase RecA, whose translation MAKKPTKKLDEIGKKFGADREKALNDALKLIEKDFGKGSIMRLGERAEQKVQVMSSGSLALDIALGSGGYPKGRIIEIYGPESSGKTTVALHAVAQAQKEGGIAAFIDAEHALDPAYAAALGVNIDELLLSQPDSGEQGLEIAGKLIDSGAVDLVVIDSVAALVPRAEIDGDIGDSHVGLQARMMSQAMRKLGASINKTKTIAIFINQLREKVGVMFGNPETTPGGRALKFYASVRLDVRGSTQIKGTGDQKDTNVGKETKIKVVKNKVAPPFKEAFVEIMYGEGISKTGELLKIASDLDIIQKAGAWYSYKGEKIGQGSENAKKYLADHPEIFDAIDHQVRVQYGLIEDEEASDHSPVAEATSNQEVTLDLGDDLGIEIEE comes from the coding sequence ATGGCGAAAAAACCAACAAAAAAATTAGATGAAATCGGAAAAAAATTTGGAGCTGATCGTGAAAAAGCCTTGAACGATGCGCTTAAATTGATTGAGAAAGATTTCGGTAAAGGCTCAATCATGCGTTTGGGGGAGCGTGCAGAGCAAAAAGTTCAAGTGATGAGCTCAGGCTCCTTGGCTCTAGACATTGCTCTTGGTTCAGGTGGTTATCCTAAGGGACGTATCATCGAAATCTATGGACCAGAATCATCTGGTAAAACAACAGTTGCCCTTCACGCTGTTGCGCAAGCTCAAAAAGAAGGCGGTATCGCTGCCTTTATCGACGCGGAACATGCCCTTGATCCAGCCTATGCAGCAGCCCTTGGTGTGAATATTGACGAATTGCTCTTATCACAACCAGACTCAGGTGAGCAAGGTCTTGAAATTGCAGGGAAATTGATTGACTCAGGTGCAGTTGACCTAGTCGTTATCGACTCAGTTGCGGCCCTTGTGCCTCGTGCAGAAATCGATGGGGACATTGGAGACAGCCACGTTGGTTTGCAGGCTCGTATGATGAGTCAGGCCATGCGTAAACTTGGTGCTTCAATCAATAAGACCAAAACAATTGCTATCTTTATCAACCAATTGCGTGAAAAAGTTGGGGTCATGTTTGGAAATCCTGAAACAACTCCTGGTGGACGTGCTTTGAAATTCTACGCTTCAGTCCGTTTGGATGTTCGTGGAAGCACGCAAATCAAGGGAACTGGTGACCAAAAAGATACCAATGTCGGTAAGGAAACTAAGATCAAGGTCGTGAAAAACAAGGTAGCTCCACCATTTAAGGAAGCCTTTGTTGAAATCATGTACGGAGAAGGGATTTCTAAGACTGGTGAGCTCTTGAAGATCGCAAGTGATCTCGATATTATCCAAAAAGCGGGAGCATGGTACTCTTACAAGGGTGAAAAAATCGGACAAGGATCTGAAAATGCTAAGAAATACTTGGCAGATCATCCGGAAATTTTTGATGCCATTGACCACCAAGTCCGTGTTCAATATGGCTTGATTGAAGATGAAGAAGCTTCTGATCATAGTCCAGTAGCGGAGGCGACTTCTAACCAAGAAGTAACACTTGACCTTGGCGATGATCTTGGAATTGAAATTGAAGAATAA
- a CDS encoding GNAT family N-acetyltransferase, protein MSLTSQLITDAFPHLEKVEKLNTEAFPEEERVPLSEFLRYQNRDDAHFFAFYNQEEFVGFAFAISNQKAFYISFFAIMPHLRSHGYGKEIIEKLIEFYQRTMLLEVERLDEECDNLEQRKARMDFYRQNSFKTANAFLEYDGLSFEILYRGDHFDEEAYRDIFQKLQDEHYFDFHIEYRRFSDH, encoded by the coding sequence ATGAGTTTGACCAGTCAATTAATAACCGATGCATTTCCGCATCTTGAAAAAGTTGAAAAATTAAATACTGAAGCCTTCCCCGAAGAGGAACGCGTGCCTTTATCCGAATTTTTACGCTACCAGAACCGAGATGACGCCCACTTCTTTGCCTTTTATAACCAAGAAGAGTTTGTTGGTTTTGCTTTTGCCATCTCCAATCAAAAAGCCTTTTATATCAGCTTTTTTGCCATCATGCCCCACCTGAGAAGCCATGGGTACGGAAAGGAAATTATCGAAAAGCTGATTGAGTTTTACCAGCGAACCATGTTGCTTGAAGTCGAGCGATTAGATGAAGAATGCGATAACTTGGAGCAAAGGAAGGCTAGAATGGACTTCTATCGACAAAATAGCTTTAAAACAGCCAACGCTTTCCTTGAGTACGATGGTTTGAGTTTTGAAATCCTCTATCGTGGCGATCACTTTGACGAAGAAGCCTATCGTGACATCTTCCAGAAGTTGCAAGATGAACATTACTTTGACTTTCATATCGAATACAGACGCTTTAGTGATCATTAG
- a CDS encoding MATE family efflux transporter has translation MNKKRKVDLVNGPILPSLLSFAFPILLSNIFQQLYNTADVLIVGRFLGQESLAAVGATTAIFDLIIGFTLGVGNGMGIVIARYYGARNFTKIKEAVAATWILGGLLSIIVMLMGFVGLYPLLQYLDTPAEILPQSYQYISMIVTCVGVSFAYNLFAGLLRSIGDSLAALGFLIFSALVNVVLDLYFITQLQLGVQSAGLATIISQGLSAVLCFYYIRKSVPELLPQFKHFKWNKSLYADLLEQGLAMGLMSSIVSIGSVILQSSVNTFGAVIISAQTAARRIMAFALLPMTAVSSAMTTFASQNLGAKRPDRIVQGLRIGSRLSMSWAGFVCIFLFFASPTLISFLASSTDGYLIENGSLYLQISSVFYPILSLLLIYRNCLQGLGQKILPLVSSFIELIGKIVFVVLIIPWAGYRGVILCEPLIWVAMTIQLYFSLFRHPLIKEGKEILAAREQS, from the coding sequence ATGAATAAGAAAAGAAAAGTGGATTTGGTCAATGGCCCAATCCTTCCTTCGCTTTTAAGCTTTGCCTTTCCCATCTTGCTGTCTAATATCTTTCAACAGCTTTATAATACAGCTGACGTCTTGATTGTTGGGCGATTTCTTGGCCAAGAATCCTTGGCAGCAGTAGGAGCAACAACGGCCATTTTTGACTTGATTATAGGCTTTACGCTTGGTGTTGGAAATGGCATGGGGATCGTCATTGCCCGCTATTATGGGGCTCGTAATTTCACCAAAATCAAGGAAGCGGTTGCTGCAACCTGGATTTTAGGAGGACTTCTAAGTATTATAGTTATGCTGATGGGTTTTGTCGGTCTATATCCACTCTTGCAATATTTAGATACCCCTGCAGAAATCCTTCCCCAATCCTATCAATATATTTCTATGATTGTGACCTGTGTAGGCGTCAGCTTTGCCTATAATCTCTTTGCAGGGCTCTTGCGGTCTATTGGAGACAGTCTCGCGGCTCTTGGCTTCCTGATTTTTTCTGCTTTGGTTAATGTGGTCCTAGATTTGTATTTTATTACGCAACTGCAACTGGGAGTTCAATCTGCGGGACTTGCTACCATTATCTCACAAGGGTTATCAGCGGTTCTTTGCTTTTATTATATCCGCAAGAGCGTTCCAGAACTCTTGCCACAGTTTAAGCATTTCAAATGGAACAAGAGCTTGTACGCGGATCTCTTGGAGCAAGGTTTGGCTATGGGCTTGATGAGTTCGATTGTGTCTATCGGTAGTGTGATTTTACAGTCTTCTGTCAATACTTTTGGAGCCGTGATTATAAGTGCGCAAACAGCGGCGCGCCGCATTATGGCCTTTGCTTTGCTTCCGATGACGGCTGTTTCTTCTGCCATGACGACCTTTGCCTCTCAGAATCTCGGTGCTAAGCGGCCAGACCGCATTGTTCAAGGTCTTCGAATCGGCAGTCGCCTGAGCATGTCCTGGGCAGGCTTTGTCTGTATCTTTCTCTTTTTTGCTAGTCCGACCTTGATTTCCTTCTTGGCCAGTTCAACGGATGGTTACTTGATTGAAAATGGTAGCCTCTACTTGCAGATCAGTTCAGTTTTTTATCCGATTTTGAGTCTCTTGTTGATTTATCGCAATTGCTTGCAGGGCTTGGGCCAAAAAATCCTGCCTCTGGTATCTAGTTTTATCGAACTAATCGGCAAAATCGTTTTTGTGGTCTTGATTATCCCTTGGGCAGGCTATAGGGGAGTCATCCTCTGTGAACCTCTTATCTGGGTTGCCATGACTATCCAACTTTACTTCTCTCTTTTCCGTCACCCCTTGATAAAAGAAGGTAAGGAAATCTTGGCAGCTAGGGAACAATCCTAG
- a CDS encoding YebC/PmpR family DNA-binding transcriptional regulator encodes MGRKWANIVAKKTAKDGANSKVYAKFGVEIYVAAKKGDPDPESNTALKFVIDRAKQAQVPKHVIDKAIDKAKGNTDETFTEGRYEGFGPNGSMLIVDTLTSNVNRTAANVRAAFGKNGGNMGASGSVSYLFDNKGVIVFAGEDADAVFEQLLEADVDVDDVEAEEGTITVYTAPTDLHKAIVALRESGIEEFQVTELEMIPQSEVELSGEDLETFEKLYSVLEDDEDVQKIYTNVDGF; translated from the coding sequence ATGGGACGTAAATGGGCCAATATCGTAGCCAAGAAAACGGCTAAAGATGGAGCTAACTCTAAAGTATATGCAAAATTTGGTGTAGAAATCTATGTAGCAGCTAAAAAAGGGGATCCAGACCCAGAATCAAACACTGCTTTAAAATTCGTTATCGACCGTGCTAAACAAGCCCAAGTGCCAAAACACGTTATCGATAAAGCGATTGATAAAGCAAAAGGAAACACAGACGAAACCTTTACAGAAGGACGTTACGAAGGATTTGGACCAAATGGATCCATGTTGATCGTGGACACCTTGACGTCAAACGTCAACCGTACCGCAGCCAATGTCCGTGCTGCCTTTGGGAAAAACGGCGGAAACATGGGTGCTTCAGGTTCAGTTTCATACCTCTTCGACAACAAGGGTGTGATCGTATTTGCAGGTGAGGACGCTGATGCAGTCTTTGAGCAATTGCTCGAAGCAGATGTGGATGTGGACGATGTAGAAGCAGAAGAAGGAACAATCACGGTTTATACAGCTCCAACAGACCTTCACAAGGCTATCGTTGCCCTTCGTGAGTCTGGTATCGAAGAATTCCAAGTGACTGAATTGGAAATGATTCCTCAGTCTGAAGTGGAATTGTCAGGTGAAGATCTTGAAACCTTTGAAAAACTTTACAGCGTTCTTGAGGACGACGAAGATGTACAAAAGATCTACACAAACGTAGACGGATTCTAA
- a CDS encoding CD20-like domain-containing protein, with protein MKGENFQMKPEEQRVLGILATIFGAIALLGSWIPFINYLSFFIAIVAFILGIIGLIVNLKKRKTMAIIGTSLAVASVVLFFTTQVLYANVYKEFVKEFNRSYSEASASMEREEESDLTDDSAYSIPEEEEDDTFTWTQEQFDALIEGDLDNKGKGGTNYKDIIKKHGLPDSEFDSTIGGYNTRKITYISIGDKIKTVTLTFAKDDNGQLLLVQKHAVGLGLEKSKKQNDSETRV; from the coding sequence ATGAAGGGAGAAAACTTTCAAATGAAACCAGAAGAACAACGAGTTTTAGGAATCTTAGCAACCATTTTTGGAGCCATCGCACTTTTAGGGTCCTGGATTCCATTTATTAACTATCTATCATTTTTCATCGCCATCGTCGCATTTATCTTGGGGATTATCGGCCTTATCGTCAACCTCAAAAAACGAAAAACAATGGCCATTATCGGAACATCCCTGGCAGTTGCCTCTGTTGTACTTTTCTTTACGACTCAGGTACTGTACGCTAATGTCTACAAAGAGTTTGTCAAGGAGTTTAACCGTTCCTACAGCGAGGCGAGTGCCTCAATGGAACGCGAAGAAGAAAGCGACTTGACAGATGATAGCGCCTATTCCATCCCTGAGGAGGAAGAAGACGACACCTTCACCTGGACCCAAGAACAGTTCGACGCCTTAATCGAAGGTGACCTTGACAACAAAGGAAAAGGTGGTACCAACTACAAGGATATTATCAAAAAACACGGACTACCAGACTCCGAATTTGACTCCACTATCGGAGGTTATAATACGAGAAAAATCACCTATATCTCCATTGGAGACAAGATCAAGACCGTTACCTTAACTTTTGCAAAAGATGACAATGGGCAACTCTTGCTCGTCCAAAAACATGCAGTCGGTCTAGGTCTAGAAAAAAGCAAGAAACAAAACGATTCTGAAACCAGAGTTTAA
- a CDS encoding MarR family winged helix-turn-helix transcriptional regulator → MDKPMLMFKRFGHQVHLMVQKEAKRCGIEFMGGPQGQVLRFLDHCEQKEELVLIKDIEQELNITKSVASNLVKRMVQNGLVELEASPSDKRAKFVRLTEKSRSQMQKVKAFFDRIDQSLLEGVSKSDLAIFEKVLGQLQENVEKIGGENEETR, encoded by the coding sequence ATGGACAAGCCAATGTTGATGTTTAAACGCTTTGGACACCAGGTTCATCTGATGGTACAGAAAGAAGCCAAGCGATGTGGCATTGAATTTATGGGTGGACCGCAAGGGCAGGTTCTGCGTTTTTTAGATCATTGTGAACAAAAAGAGGAACTGGTCTTGATTAAGGATATCGAGCAGGAACTCAATATTACCAAATCTGTGGCGAGTAATTTGGTCAAGCGCATGGTACAAAATGGTTTGGTCGAGCTAGAGGCGAGCCCGAGCGATAAGCGGGCAAAATTTGTTCGCCTGACGGAGAAATCGCGTTCGCAGATGCAAAAAGTTAAAGCTTTTTTTGATCGGATTGATCAGAGTCTGCTAGAGGGGGTTTCAAAGTCAGACTTGGCAATCTTTGAAAAGGTACTCGGGCAATTGCAAGAAAATGTTGAGAAGATAGGAGGAGAGAATGAAGAAACTCGCTAA
- a CDS encoding ABC transporter ATP-binding protein, with the protein MKKLAKRITGKEWGMIVLTILFTCFSVYLELEVPTYISQITELLGTSGTQLGELWLPAAKMMGLSLLAFMSSVAVGFFASRVAASYTTHLRSDIFNRVLDFSQTEIKRFSIPSLLTRTTNDITQVQMLFTMGLQVVTRGPIMAIWAIGKILGKSEYWLWAVVVAVIVNVLMTTVLMTLAFPKQSVIQKLTDKLNSITRESLTGIRVVRAYNAEDYQDEKFEAANDEVTRLNLFVNRLMAIMNPIMMAISSGLTLAIYWIGAYIINDASLAERLPLFSDMVVFMSYAMQVVMGFLLMGALFIVLPRTLVSAGRINQVLDLHSSIENPNHAQTADPSVQGQVEFRDVTFRYSKNSEAVVEQVTFKAEAGQTVAFIGSTGSGKSTLVNLLPRFYDVSDGEILVDGVNVQDYDLEDLRNKVGYIPQKAVLFSGDVKGNLDFGKSKETPLSEAAMWQALELAQSKSFIEEKEAGLESEVAQGGTNFSGGQRQRLAIARALARKPEILIFDDSFSALDYKTDRVLRQELAEKTKSMTKLIVAQRISTIMDADLILVLDQGKVVGQGTHKELLATNEVYQEIAYSQLSKEELEHGK; encoded by the coding sequence ATGAAGAAACTCGCTAAACGTATTACAGGAAAAGAGTGGGGAATGATCGTCCTTACGATTCTGTTCACTTGTTTCTCGGTCTATCTCGAGTTAGAGGTACCGACTTATATTTCGCAAATTACAGAATTACTGGGAACGTCTGGAACGCAGTTGGGTGAACTCTGGTTACCAGCTGCGAAGATGATGGGATTATCTCTCCTTGCCTTTATGTCGTCAGTAGCAGTTGGATTTTTCGCCTCCCGTGTTGCAGCGTCTTACACGACTCACTTGAGAAGCGATATTTTTAATCGAGTACTGGATTTTTCACAGACAGAGATTAAACGTTTTTCAATCCCCAGTCTTTTGACTCGGACGACTAATGATATCACACAGGTACAGATGCTCTTTACCATGGGCTTGCAAGTGGTTACTCGTGGTCCAATTATGGCTATCTGGGCGATTGGAAAAATACTTGGGAAATCAGAATACTGGCTCTGGGCAGTGGTTGTGGCTGTTATTGTGAATGTCTTGATGACCACCGTTCTCATGACTCTGGCTTTTCCAAAACAATCGGTCATCCAAAAATTGACAGATAAACTCAATAGCATCACTCGTGAAAGCTTGACAGGGATTCGGGTTGTTCGTGCATACAATGCGGAAGATTACCAAGATGAGAAATTTGAAGCAGCCAATGATGAAGTGACGCGTCTCAATCTCTTTGTCAATCGATTGATGGCTATTATGAACCCGATTATGATGGCAATTTCCAGTGGTTTGACCTTAGCTATTTACTGGATTGGTGCCTATATCATCAACGACGCAAGTTTGGCAGAACGTTTGCCACTCTTTAGTGATATGGTGGTCTTCATGTCCTATGCTATGCAGGTCGTGATGGGCTTCCTGCTCATGGGAGCACTCTTTATCGTTCTTCCCCGTACCTTGGTTTCGGCAGGACGTATCAATCAAGTATTGGATTTGCATTCTTCTATTGAAAATCCTAATCATGCACAGACAGCGGATCCTTCAGTTCAAGGACAAGTGGAATTTCGTGATGTGACTTTCCGCTACTCTAAAAACTCAGAAGCAGTCGTGGAACAGGTCACTTTCAAAGCAGAAGCGGGTCAAACCGTAGCCTTCATCGGATCGACTGGATCAGGTAAGTCCACGCTTGTCAACCTCTTGCCACGTTTTTACGACGTTTCTGATGGAGAAATCCTAGTGGATGGTGTCAATGTGCAAGATTATGACTTGGAAGATTTGCGCAATAAGGTCGGTTATATTCCACAAAAAGCTGTACTCTTTTCTGGAGATGTCAAGGGGAACTTGGACTTTGGTAAGAGCAAAGAAACTCCTCTAAGCGAAGCTGCTATGTGGCAAGCCTTGGAATTGGCCCAGTCTAAAAGCTTTATCGAGGAAAAGGAAGCAGGACTTGAATCAGAAGTGGCCCAAGGTGGAACCAACTTCTCAGGAGGTCAAAGACAGCGTTTGGCCATTGCGCGTGCCTTGGCTCGTAAACCAGAGATTCTTATCTTTGATGATTCCTTCTCAGCCTTGGACTACAAGACAGATCGTGTCCTACGCCAAGAACTAGCTGAGAAAACAAAATCCATGACCAAGCTCATCGTAGCGCAACGGATTTCTACTATTATGGACGCCGACCTGATCTTAGTTTTGGATCAAGGAAAAGTCGTGGGACAAGGCACCCACAAGGAACTTCTTGCAACCAACGAAGTCTACCAAGAAATTGCCTACTCACAACTATCGAAGGAGGAATTGGAACATGGAAAATAA
- a CDS encoding ABC transporter ATP-binding protein yields MENKKVSVWKQCKPYMAGLQLPLLIAVVAAVISSIITVYGPTKIKEITNLISDGLATEIDLVAVSNIASFLVILYVFGAILNYTQAYIFSTSIQHFSKRLRTAIAEKINRLPLGYFDRHSQGDTLSRVTNDVDIAAQSLNQSLGTVLSASFLLIAVLVTMFGMNWILALVTVVSTLVGFAAVSVIMAKSQGYFKAQQNNLAAVNGYVEEMYSGHNVVTSYNAVDTSKARFAGLNQDLHDSIWKSQFISGIMMPAMFFVGNFSYVLVIIVGAALALEGHITIGIIVAFMVYVRTFSQPLSQIAQGITSLQQASAAMTRVLEFLAEAEMQDESHKDRKLSNMKGEVVFDHVSFGYTPERTIIHDFSATAHAGQKVAIVGPTGAGKTTIVNLLMKFYEIDKGSIRIDGVDTKDMKRSEVHDAFSIVLQDTWLFEGTIRENLIYNQTDISDERMMEASKAVGIHHFIMTLPDGYDTVLDDTLTLSVGQKQLLTIARALLKDAPLLILDEATSSVDTRTEELIQKAMDRLMEGRTSFVIAHRLSTIRNADLILVMKDGNIIEQGNHEELMAQGGFYADLYNSQFTEDEAEE; encoded by the coding sequence ATGGAAAATAAAAAAGTTTCGGTCTGGAAACAGTGCAAACCTTATATGGCAGGCCTCCAACTCCCTCTCCTAATAGCAGTTGTGGCTGCAGTCATTTCAAGTATCATTACCGTTTATGGTCCAACTAAGATTAAAGAAATTACTAACTTGATTTCAGATGGTTTGGCTACAGAAATCGACCTGGTAGCTGTGTCAAACATTGCTAGCTTTTTAGTGATTCTCTATGTATTTGGCGCCATTCTTAACTATACACAGGCCTATATCTTTTCAACGAGTATCCAACATTTTTCAAAACGCTTGCGGACGGCTATCGCTGAAAAGATTAATCGTTTGCCACTTGGCTATTTTGACCGTCATTCACAAGGAGATACCCTTTCGCGCGTGACCAATGATGTGGATATAGCAGCGCAATCTCTCAACCAAAGTCTAGGGACAGTTCTTTCAGCTAGTTTCTTGTTGATTGCTGTCTTGGTGACCATGTTTGGGATGAACTGGATTTTGGCATTGGTAACAGTTGTATCAACCCTTGTTGGTTTTGCGGCGGTTTCCGTAATCATGGCCAAGTCACAGGGGTATTTCAAAGCCCAACAAAATAATCTAGCAGCCGTCAATGGTTATGTGGAAGAGATGTACTCTGGCCATAATGTAGTGACCAGCTACAACGCAGTGGACACCTCCAAAGCGAGATTTGCAGGTTTAAACCAAGACTTGCATGACAGTATCTGGAAATCTCAATTTATCTCTGGTATCATGATGCCAGCCATGTTCTTTGTTGGAAACTTTAGTTATGTCTTAGTCATCATCGTTGGGGCCGCGCTGGCGTTAGAAGGACATATTACGATAGGGATTATTGTAGCCTTTATGGTTTACGTACGGACCTTCTCTCAACCTCTGTCACAGATTGCCCAAGGGATTACGAGCTTGCAACAAGCGAGTGCAGCCATGACTCGTGTATTAGAGTTTCTAGCTGAAGCAGAGATGCAGGATGAATCTCATAAGGACAGAAAATTGAGCAACATGAAAGGGGAAGTAGTCTTTGATCATGTGTCCTTTGGATATACACCAGAGCGCACCATTATCCATGACTTTTCTGCGACAGCTCATGCAGGTCAGAAGGTTGCTATCGTTGGACCGACTGGGGCTGGGAAGACAACCATTGTCAATCTTTTGATGAAGTTCTATGAGATAGATAAGGGAAGTATCCGTATCGATGGTGTCGATACCAAGGACATGAAACGCTCAGAAGTACACGATGCCTTTTCAATAGTCTTGCAGGACACTTGGCTCTTTGAAGGAACGATTCGAGAGAACCTGATCTATAATCAGACAGACATCAGTGATGAACGAATGATGGAAGCCAGCAAGGCTGTGGGAATCCACCACTTTATCATGACCTTGCCAGATGGCTACGATACTGTTTTGGACGACACCTTGACCTTGTCTGTCGGACAAAAACAGCTCTTGACCATTGCTCGTGCTTTGCTAAAAGATGCGCCACTCCTAATTCTGGATGAAGCGACATCCTCAGTCGACACACGTACAGAGGAGTTGATTCAGAAAGCCATGGACCGTTTGATGGAGGGACGCACATCCTTTGTCATCGCCCACCGCTTGTCAACTATTCGTAATGCCGATTTGATTCTTGTCATGAAAGATGGCAATATCATTGAACAAGGAAACCATGAGGAACTGATGGCACAAGGTGGCTTCTACGCTGACTTGTACAATAGTCAATTTACAGAAGACGAAGCAGAAGAATAA
- a CDS encoding phosphatase PAP2 family protein, protein MKNYQEWYRNISSRLTSHPTLLFLLRSFNRLMTVAMPLVYLILLVTTYLKLGLAQQVGVYVLIPASGFVILSLFRKKINHPRPYETWDICPLLDKDSSGQSMPSRHVFSATIISMACLHASLPVGLACLLFSALLGLVRVLGGVHYPKDVIAGYACGMVWGFLFFLF, encoded by the coding sequence ATGAAAAATTATCAAGAATGGTATCGAAATATCAGCTCCAGGCTCACCAGCCATCCCACCCTTCTATTTCTGTTACGCAGTTTTAATCGCTTGATGACGGTCGCCATGCCCTTGGTCTATCTGATTTTGCTAGTCACCACTTACCTGAAACTAGGACTGGCTCAGCAAGTTGGGGTTTATGTGCTTATTCCTGCATCAGGTTTTGTGATTTTGTCTCTTTTTCGTAAGAAAATCAACCACCCGCGACCTTATGAAACTTGGGATATCTGTCCCCTGCTTGACAAGGATAGCTCGGGACAGTCTATGCCCAGTCGCCATGTCTTTTCAGCAACCATTATTTCCATGGCCTGTCTGCATGCTAGTCTACCTGTTGGCTTAGCATGCTTGCTCTTTTCAGCTTTGCTGGGCTTGGTGAGGGTTTTAGGGGGTGTTCATTATCCCAAGGATGTCATCGCTGGCTATGCTTGTGGTATGGTGTGGGGCTTCCTTTTCTTCCTATTCTGA